The Scatophagus argus isolate fScaArg1 chromosome 4, fScaArg1.pri, whole genome shotgun sequence DNA window atggatggatggattgaccAGATGTTAGCTTAATGTGTCTTAATATTTCACCTCAATTTAAAAGATGAATTAATCGAATGAACAAGTAAGTTTCTGAAATTACCGTTCaaaaggtttttatttcattcattcatttaattcaatCATCTGTGTTGGCTGCTCAGAGTCAGGTTACTTCCTGGAGTGGTAAACTAGGTTTCATTGCTTGAAGGAGTCTGCTGACATGACTGATTTGCAGTTATTAGTCAGAGCTCGTGTCAGAGCACCAGcataaagtgtttttattttgagaatGAGCTACTCCACATTTCCATTACATGTTTCATTTAATTGGTAACTGCTGTATGAtccctatccctaagggagcgcctcgccaccctgcggaggaagctcatttcagccgcttgtatccgagatctcgttctttcggtcatgacccaaagttcatgaccacaggtgagggtaggaacgtagattgactggtaaattgagaccttcaccttacggctcagctccctctttaccacGACAGACCGAtacaacgaccccattactgctgtcgctgcaccaatccgcctgtcagtctcacgctcccatcttccctcactcatgaacaagaccccgagatacttaaactcctccactcgaggcaggaactctcctccaacctggaggtCCCAGgtcattatttttgatttatcttgcaCCTGCTTGTCTTATTCCAGGGTCCTtccactgatttatttattttttaattactgcttaagcacagtttacaccaatgTTTCTCTTCTCCTGGCCGGCTTCCAGTTTTAGCCCGAGTTACTGCTGGCCTCAGACACTATTATTTCTAGGCCTCtttgtgtaacatttttttaaaaaaataattgttttatgcgAGATTACAATAAGAAGTTCTTTTCAGGTTCACAGTGATTATAAAGAGGTTGcacagacagtgtttcactaccatagACAGTTCACAGCTACACAGTTTTTACCTTGAACAGTTGTACCTGTTTgatacagctgtatcttgcttttctttcaatcaaaatcagaacataacatgagtacttcatgctatcatatggCATTGCATACTACAACTTCAACCCATCACAACTTACTTTACTTAATACCGTAAATTATACCACAGTCGCTGTAGCTCCACCCCCAACTGCCTGACTGATGTTGTGGAAATTTTCTCCTGCTGGTGAAGAATGAAATAGAGACTTCTGCCGGCCGACAAGATCTTTTATTCCTTTGCAAAAGAAGGTCAATCGTCACGCAGAGTTACAGTCAGAGTGAGGAAAGACCCCAACCATGGGGAGAACTACATTTTTATGGATAGAGGCACACACCCCAACATATGTTTCACACCTCGTTGTTCTGTTACCACTACTCTCTGCTTCACCCCAAGATGTTCCTGCCGAGTTGTGTACTCTGTTAAAAAGGTTTGGACTTTAAAGACAGAGGTGAGAGTTCCCGTCTCACTCTAGGACTGATGTTGCAGGGTTGTATATTCGGTCTAGACGttaacacaaagacacatgGACAAACGGTATGTGGGTGAGAAGACATTTCAGAGGAGGAAGTCATGACAGTTTCAAAGAGATTGAAACTGTCACTACACTGAGGACCTGAAGGAAGACAGGATGGCTCAGAGCGTTCATCCACCTGAATGAATTCGCACTGGAAACAGCTGattctcccacaatgcactgcacaCAGGAAATGGAGGCAAATGGTGAAGGAACCCGTTGTTAATTGGCTGCGACGtgatcacttcctgtgtcaTTTCCTGTTAGCTTGAGGCTGTTCTAACTCTTTTCTAACCCACAACTTCAAGCTGCACGTCAAGTGGTCAGCTGAGCATCTGGTATATGCAGGAAGTTAAAGCAAACTGACCcgaaaaagacagacaggcagacagacaaacagacagacagacagatgtccTGTCTctttcctgctctgctctcagtGGTCGTCACAGTAACACTGAGGCCCATGTGGTATTTTTAGAGTTGACAATGAGGCTTGTGcagcctcctgctcctcctcttgttgtctgtgagaaacacacacactcagtcacacacacgtTTTCTTCTTTTCGAAGCAGAAACGCTTTTTTATCCGACTGAGCTGTGTTTCCATGCTGCAGCTCAGTTTTATCTTTAGTTTCTGCAGGTCATCAAATCATTGacgtgtttctgtttttctgagcaTCAGACTCCAGGATCTCCAGGACCTCCGATCCACATCCTCCTGGGCATCTCCAAGACTGGGTCATCTGGTCTCAAACCTTTCTGTCTGTGgcttcatccctcctcctcctcctcctctccctgtcaGCTGTGGCATCCCTGTTCATCTCCCACATCCActggacagaagaggaggaggaggaggaggaggaggcggcagGGTGACGCCTCCTGAAACAGGTTTGAGCTGATGTTAGTTCAGTCTATAGAACCTTTTTCTATACAAATAGTTTCTGTCCGTATTAAGATGACTCCTGTGGCTTCTCTAGTAATTTTAGTGAGTTGTTGTGAGAATGTAAAAGCCTGACTTTTAATCCAAACCACCGGATAGCTTAGTAAGCCTCTCCACACATCCAGAGACACAGTTTGTATGTTAAGTGTGCAAACCAAACATACCACTTACTGgaaataaagatggacaacatgagacCAATGTGAAGCCCAAACacctggacgccccctggtggctggctgcggTACAGCTCATAAattcctccccctccatgttagtagatgggacatgagccaaaataaaaactcaaaagtacacatcaaataaatgcTCATGATTGTTCAAGTATGATGTCTGCTGCTCCTGACTGGCCCAGAAGGGTGCATGGACAGGAAGTCGATGCCGCAGCTCCACCtcccgatcactactgcacagactccaaatgacatcaccagaacaagatggcagcactggTATCAGGGGTGTTTTGGCTTCGCTTCAGCATAGCGGGAGGAGTGGAGCCAACGTCAGCTGTCTTTGTCGTAGACTGGTGACATCACTGTGTAAAAACTGGTGAAATATTCATGTAGTTTATTTCACAGactgtaaatttaaatgtttttcctcaaatTTTCAGCTGGAGAGACCAGCTGACGTGATGATTATTCATTACACAGTTTTTTTACtgttacagttttttgttgttgtttttttgttttgttttttgtttttttttaccactgtCAACTAAATATGTTATACTGgttatactttatatactttatatacttttttttttttttttgcttatactttatatactgaTTAAAGTATACTGGTTCAGTCCACAGTGAGAATTAAAGGTGAATTATTGTCCACTCTGTCATTTGTATTGATAAACTAGATTCTTAATACAAGCTCAGTgcagcataaacacacataagTTCCATAAAGTACACTTAATAAAAGTCCTGAAGTACTGCAGTTAAAGTTAAGTACGGTGTCCTTTATAGTATGTGTTCACACAGAGGTAAATACAAGGTTCACCTGAGGGCCGGTTCAGACTCGTTTTAACACACAAAACGAACAGAAGAGGGTTTGTTGTTACACCCATCAGACAAAAGTGCAACGCTGAGCACGAAATAACTCAGCAAGCTGACCACAGtgtaacaccaacagccacaaACCCTCCATTACAGCTCTATTTCAGGCGGACAGACGGCCTCTGCCACcacttgtttattttcagtgttttcctttgAAGCAGTGAAGCTATAAAAGTGACAAACCAGCAGATTTACAGAAAAGCAAACTTAAATCAGTGAGAGTTTTAAGTTTTGAGGCTGAGTAGAAAGTAAAGGAGTCCGTTTAAAGAGTTTATGAGGACAAGAAACCAGGAGCCGGAGACTTTCACCGCTCAACTGCCAAACTCGAGGGTTTACTCAGGAACAGCAGCAGGGACTCTGGACATGAGGCTCGTCTGAGATGAGCCAGACTGACACGCTAGCTTGTTTACTTTCAAGGCGAGCGTTTTCATGTCAAAGATGCCTCATGTTGAACAGCAGGGTTCCAGGAGGAGCCCTATAATGTCCTaagtgaaaagacagagaaccagcCCCATAGAGAGGCTGgttctcagggtttgttctcggcccctgacttccagtgaagggaaatcttaatgcttcagcacaccaagacattttggacaatgctatgcttccaactttgtggcaacagtttgttgaaggcccttttctattccagcatgactgtgccccagtgcacaaagcaaagctccataaagacatggttggatgagtttggtgtggaagaacttgactggcccacacagagccctgacctcaaccccatccaacacctttgggatgaactggaacggagattgtgagccaggccttttggtccaacatcagtgtgtgacctcacaaatgctctactgcatgaatgggcacaaattcccacagaaacactccaacatgttgtggaaagccttcacagaagagtggaagctgccacagccacACAGGGGGACCATCTCCACACCAATGTCCATGCACTCAGAATGCGATGTCACCAAAGTCCCAATCTGTGTAATGGTAAGttgtcccaatacatttgtctatatagtgtttgTTCTCGGAGAAACTCCCTGTAGGGACCCTGAAACTTACTGAGGGCTCTGTTGAAACCCTCAAGGACCCCTGGAACCACCAGCAACTGTTCTTGAAAGACCACTGGAACCCTGTAAAATTTCCTTAGGCCTTCCTTCTGCAGAACTGCAAAACTAAAAAAGTCATCATCAAAAAGACACCAAAAAGTGATGAAGGATCTAAAGAGCTCATTCAAGCATCATTGAAACACCTTCAAGGAACTGTAGGGCTTCTTGGAAGTAACTGGAAGAAACTCCTTCAGACATCAAGAAGGTATTCCATGACTCCTGGATTCCCAATTCAAAGACCCCGGAGAAATTCCTTAAGGGGACCCTGGAGTCTCTGAACAGTTAAACAGACGTTAGAAAGTTCTTCCTCCAAAGCCTCCTGGAGGACCCTGGGAACCTTTTCCAGACTTTAAAAACCCTTCTCCTGGCCTGACAATAAGTTTAACAGCTGTTAGACCTCCTGGGAGGAAGGGGCTGCATAGCTGCTGCCGAGAGGAGCTCATCAAACATCAGCCCGCTACTATCTGCAGTCCAGAAGGCTGTGTCAGGTACGGCAGAACCAGACCGGAAATACAAACTGTGCTCCTtctaaataaaagctgaaatacTCTTCctacagcagttttttttcttcagatctATTTGATTGAATCCTCCAAAGTTTTTCTGGAGCTTTTGTGTCTATTGTTTTCAGGATGTGTGGGCACGTTTCAAAGCTTTTAGCTGTGCTCattgaaaatgatttaaagtCATAGTCAGCAGCAAACATTTTGGATTTACAAGGTCATCTAATACTGACGACCACCAGTCCAAAGCTTCAGTGTTTGATGACCTTGGAATGACGTTCAACAATCAACTTATgacattttcagctcatttcaaaGGAACCACTGTGATTAATATGGTGCTCACCTTGTGCAactttttcatcttcatttctgGGAGTGGTTGTGACCGACTAACGTTAGCCCATATGGCTAGTGAGTTGGTGGGTGTTTTGGTAGCTACTGGCCCGGTGAGAACTACATCTCCAAGACTTTATAAGCAACTATAACTTACATATTAATTTTACTATACAACTTTGTGGTTTCTAAATCTGAATAGGTGAAGACACATTagaatgaaatgtaaaatgcatttatctGAAATGTATGATATCATGCTTTACTCTTTAGAGAAATACATGACTGACTAGTTGTGTATTGATAGTGAAATACAGATTGATAAACTGAAATATGTGGGTTACTAACTGAATGAACGTCATGATAATCCGTGTGCCTAGTGTGATCAGTCCATCTACTCCAACCCTGCCCACTGGGTTAAACAGGATCTGGGGTCTCCTTTTGTTGAAGTGAATTGTTTTGGAAAATCTTGAACGTCACTCTCTGAAGGCCCAGTAACAAAACAGAGGAATTTAAGACTGAACTTTTTCAGAAGAAACTCATTTGATATGTTCACCTTAAACTGCTGAATCCTGTCGTTAGCTGGCAGAATGTAGACGCTGCCCCCTTCAGACAGGACACCGAACAGGAGTTCAACGGAACCGCtgtcagctttttattttgaaggatcTGAGCGGATGTTTGACGTTTTAAGCTGACGGACTTGACGGTGCGGTCTTGTTCTGTCTGCGTGCGGCGGAGCAGCGCGAGCAGCTCAGCTGTTTGAACCTCCGACGGGTCGGACGGGAGGCTCAGACTTCTGACTGAAGtcgttttctctcttttgttggATTCCGTTTCACAGACGgaacttttctcttctcttttcccgTCCTCCGTCCGTGTTTTTCCTCGCGTTCTCCTGCTGTTTGAGAGGAATGTGAGTGTGGGCTTTTAAAAGCTGATTTACTGCTCTCGTTTTGGTTGTTCTGTCTCGCCGAACAGAAGGAACCGGACCGACTCGGCATCGCCCGTCCGGTCCCGGTGTGTTTGGAGTCCAGCTGAGCCACAGCCAGGGTTAAAATGCCGGGGTTGAGAGGACTGGTTCTCCTGAGTCTCTGTCTGAATCTGCACACATACCGGGCCCTCCCCAGCCAGCGGGTCGACCTCGGCACCGACCCGCCGCTGGACTACGACGTGCTGGATGAGGAGCTGGGAGGCTTCAGGGACCGGAGCGGCAACTGGACCCGCGGGGTCGCGAGCTGCGGGCCCTGTGAGCCGGACCTGTGCCCGGAGAACCGGGGTTGCCGGGCCGGCCTGGTGCTGGACCCGTGCGGCTGCTGTATGGAGTGCGGCAACCTGGAGGGCCAAGCCTGCGACCCGGGGGACCGCAGCGTCTTCTACGGGCTCTGCGGGACCGGGCTGCGGTGTCAGGCGGACCCGCGGCCcgcaggaagaggaggaaaggaggatgaggaagaagaggaggaggaggtgtgtgtgtgtgaggagcagGAGGCGGTCTGTGGCACTGATGGAGTCACATACATGAACATGTGTCAGTTCAGAGAGGCCGCCTTCTCCAAACCAGAACTCAGAACCAGAGGGAAGGGGCCCTGCAAGACGGGTAggacacctgtctgtctgtctgtctgtctgtctgtctgcctgcatgcctgcctgcctgtctgtctgcctgtctgtctgcctgcctgcctgtctgtctgcctgcctgtctgtctgcctgtctgtctgtctgtctgtctgtctgtctgtctgtctgcctgtctgtctgtctgtctgtctgtctgtctgtcctgttggAAACTGAAAGCATAACATTAAAGCCTTTTAAGGTATAAGTATTAAAGAAGGTCACTGAGGgattggtgtgtgtgagcgtgtgtgtgtgtgtgtgtgtgtgagcgtgtgtgagcgtgtgtgtgtgtgtgtgagcgtgtgtgtgtgagcgtgtgtgtgtgtgtgtgtgtgtgtgtgattagaAACTGGGTGGCTGTTGGCCTGAGTAAAGGCGGCTCTCTGAGCACCTGGACGCGTTCTGCTCGTCTTCAGGTTCTCCTTCCTCAcaaactgaacactgaaactCTGCAGTCCCTGTTCAGAATGTCCAGCCGAAGTCGTCTTCCTATGACACCTGCAGACACCTGGAGGTGGAGCTGAGTGACTCTCTGCCGCTCTGCAGACCTTTTCCTTGGAGGGACACGGGAAAAACCCAAGATGCATAACAAGACCAGTCTCAGTGCGGTGGGAGAGGTTTTCATTTCAGCCAGACTCGACCGTAAACCCTGCGCACCACAGGTTTTCAGTTTTGGCCCTTCAAACCGTTTGGGTCCTGGCTGTCAGAGACCAGGTGTGTAGTTCAGGGAGCCTGGGAGAGTGGAGCGTTCCCAGTGACTCCACGGGGCTGGGTCGACGGACGTAACAGAGCAGGGACTGACCCTGGATCGGTTCTGGTCGTGACTGAGTGAACGCATTCGCACGCTGACCTTTGGTTCCAGCTGAGGGCTGACATGTGAGGAGGTTTATGAAGCTGATAAGCTCCACCTCCTCACCGCTGCTCTCCGTCTCACCTCCACCCTTCACTCAGGTGTTTTCAGGACGTTCAGCTGCTGTGGAGAAACGAGCAGGAAGACGAAGCTCCTCTCGGTTTAGCTGCAGTAGACCATAATAgcagaagtgaagccaaaatatcctgatGTGAGTGCTGCCATCCTGTGCCAGTGACGCcgtttggagccagagtctgcagGAACAAAACCTGactgtctctcctgtcctgtctgtctgtctcctgtctgtccttcagTTCCCATCATCAAGGTTCCTCCTCACAGCCAGGTGAATGGGACCGGCAGCAGTCTCGTCTTCCTCTGTGAGGTCTTTGCCTTTCCGATGGCCCTTGTCGAGTGGAGGAAGGACGGCCGAGACGTCGTCCTGCCCGGAGACGACCCTCACATCTCTGTGCAGGTGCAGCAGTGACTCGGAGACATTTTAAACTCCTCCTTGCGGCTGATTTACcgtcctcctctgtctccacagtCTCGGGGTGGTCCGCTGAAGTTCGAGCTCTCCAGTTGGCTGCAGATTGAGGGGGCGGGGCCAGAGGACTCGGGGACCTATCGCTGCATTGCGCGTAACAACCTGGGTTCTGTGTCCGCCTCTGCTGTACTGGGAATTCTGCGAGCAGGTGAGACAGACGCCACTCAGTCCACTGGAGTCTCGTTAGCCAACCTGTGAAgctgaaaaatgacttcagtcAATCAGCTGGCTGATTATGGACTGACGTCGCCTGCAgatgagaaatatttttatcttttaatgttttatgatcagatgtcacaaaatgaacactgttcctgtctgtctgtctgcctgtctgtctgtctttttgccTGTCTGCCCGCCTGGATCCTGTCcacttgtttcctgtctgtctgtctgcctgtctgcccaTCTGCatcctgtccacctgtctgtcttcttgCTTCCTGTCCACCTGTTTGTCCTCttgcttcctgtctgcctgtctgtctgcctgcctgtctgtcagaggaGCTGTCGTCCTACCTGGCCAATAGCGTGTCAGAGATGAAGCAGCTGACGGATGCCACAGACTACGACCAGGGCTTTTACTGAGCCACAcgtgatgtcacttcctgtcatgtGACTGTCCAGCTGACATGAGACAGTAAACACTTGTGTCTGTCCCTCAGGTGTCCTTCAGACTGATGGTGGCTCGGTCACTGAACGTATCTGACGCTCTGTCAGCGTCAGACTCGGtttaacttcaaaataaaagtacaaacaaCCAacgagtgtttgtgtttcttctccttcGTCACTTCGTCATCGTGGTCATCATTCAGGGATTCCTGCGCCTCCTGAGCTCGGTCTGCACCTCGGCCT harbors:
- the LOC124057974 gene encoding kazal-type serine protease inhibitor domain-containing protein 1-like, whose product is MPGLRGLVLLSLCLNLHTYRALPSQRVDLGTDPPLDYDVLDEELGGFRDRSGNWTRGVASCGPCEPDLCPENRGCRAGLVLDPCGCCMECGNLEGQACDPGDRSVFYGLCGTGLRCQADPRPAGRGGKEDEEEEEEEVCVCEEQEAVCGTDGVTYMNMCQFREAAFSKPELRTRGKGPCKTVPIIKVPPHSQVNGTGSSLVFLCEVFAFPMALVEWRKDGRDVVLPGDDPHISVQSRGGPLKFELSSWLQIEGAGPEDSGTYRCIARNNLGSVSASAVLGILRAEELSSYLANSVSEMKQLTDATDYDQGFY